A genomic stretch from Thermoanaerobaculum aquaticum includes:
- a CDS encoding lysophospholipid acyltransferase family protein, producing the protein MSEENRLRAFWRLQTFAVGSWLVVGSGLHAVLTPFPRRWQKTAPYICRWARLGARCLGVRVRVEGQLPPPGSLVVANHQGYVDIVSLGSLFPCIFVARHDMRRWPLFGQLAASGATIFFNRDNKRAGVRGVAQVREALKVGATVIAFPEGTSTDGSGLLPFRTGVFQAAVDAQAPVVPAAIRYLELDGKPLNEGTRSLVGWFQGEAFLKHLVRLGSRRHVEVGIRLGEPRWPPHPDRRELAAWAEGEVFRLLGLPPGTRPRRVGREAAQERGAL; encoded by the coding sequence GTGAGTGAGGAAAATCGGCTTCGGGCTTTTTGGCGTTTGCAAACGTTTGCGGTGGGTTCGTGGCTGGTGGTGGGTTCCGGCTTGCATGCGGTGCTCACCCCCTTTCCCCGCCGGTGGCAAAAAACCGCCCCTTACATTTGCCGATGGGCGCGGCTGGGGGCCCGTTGTTTGGGGGTGAGGGTAAGGGTGGAAGGCCAGCTGCCGCCTCCCGGGTCCCTGGTGGTGGCCAACCACCAGGGCTACGTGGACATCGTTTCCCTGGGTTCGCTTTTCCCCTGCATTTTTGTGGCTCGCCACGACATGCGCCGATGGCCGCTCTTTGGCCAGCTGGCCGCTTCCGGCGCCACGATTTTTTTTAACCGAGACAACAAGCGCGCGGGCGTGCGGGGGGTGGCGCAGGTTCGGGAGGCGCTCAAGGTGGGGGCCACGGTGATTGCCTTTCCCGAAGGGACCTCCACCGATGGCAGCGGGCTTTTGCCGTTCCGAACCGGGGTTTTTCAAGCTGCCGTGGATGCCCAGGCGCCGGTGGTGCCGGCCGCCATCCGTTACCTGGAGCTGGACGGTAAGCCTTTAAACGAAGGAACCCGGAGCCTGGTGGGCTGGTTTCAGGGGGAAGCGTTCCTCAAACATCTGGTTCGGCTGGGCAGCCGCCGGCACGTAGAGGTGGGTATCCGCCTGGGGGAGCCCCGCTGGCCACCCCATCCCGACCGGCGGGAGCTTGCCGCCTGGGCGGAGGGGGAGGTTTTCCGGCTTTTGGGTTTGCCGCCGGGCACACGCCCGCGGCGGGTGGGGCGCGAGGCGGCGCAGGAAAGGGGGGCGTTGTGA
- a CDS encoding RtcB family protein, giving the protein MSELKRVRPGVWEVAPVGGMRVPARIFATEKLVEAIKKDQSVQQACNVAHLPGIVRASLVMPDVHEGYGFPIGGVAAFDLKDGVISPGGVGYDINCGVRLIRTDLSREELDPKLKQLVHQLQRDVPAGVGSEGAIFTLSDRDLDEVMVKGARWAVERGFGQEEDLAFTEAGGALPEAKPQYVSARARERGAPQVGTLGSGNHFCEIQVVEEVYDEKAAKAFGLAPGLVTFMIHCGSRGLGYQVCDDFLDLMRLAAKKYGIDLPDPQLVSVPVSSPEGERYLGAMRAAANFAWANRQVIMALVERALVRVLGGDRRSLGFRLVYDVAHNIAKVEEHVVDGKKKKVIVHRKGATRAFPAHHPETPAPYKEIGQPVLIPGDMGRASYVLVGTEKAMSECWGSSAHGAGRMLSRTAARRTAGHRNLVKEMGEQGVIVAARSPKTLAEEMPEAYKDVSLVVEAVEEAGIAKAVAKLRPIGVVKG; this is encoded by the coding sequence ATGAGCGAGCTGAAGCGGGTGAGGCCGGGAGTTTGGGAGGTGGCCCCTGTGGGCGGCATGCGGGTGCCGGCCCGCATCTTTGCCACCGAGAAGCTGGTGGAGGCCATCAAGAAGGATCAATCGGTGCAGCAGGCCTGCAACGTGGCGCACCTGCCTGGCATCGTGCGGGCTTCCCTGGTGATGCCCGACGTGCACGAGGGCTACGGCTTTCCCATTGGCGGCGTGGCGGCCTTTGACCTCAAGGACGGGGTCATTTCTCCCGGCGGGGTGGGGTACGACATCAACTGCGGGGTGCGCTTGATCCGCACCGATCTCAGCCGGGAGGAGCTGGACCCCAAGCTCAAGCAGCTGGTGCATCAGCTCCAGCGGGATGTGCCCGCCGGTGTGGGCAGTGAAGGTGCCATCTTCACGCTTTCCGATCGCGACCTGGACGAGGTCATGGTGAAGGGCGCCCGCTGGGCGGTGGAGCGGGGTTTTGGGCAGGAGGAAGACCTGGCCTTCACCGAAGCCGGTGGCGCCCTGCCCGAAGCCAAGCCCCAGTACGTTTCGGCCCGGGCCCGGGAGCGGGGGGCCCCGCAAGTGGGGACTCTGGGCTCCGGCAACCACTTTTGCGAAATCCAGGTGGTGGAGGAGGTTTACGACGAAAAAGCGGCCAAAGCCTTTGGCTTGGCTCCGGGGCTTGTGACCTTCATGATCCACTGCGGCTCCCGGGGCCTGGGATACCAGGTGTGCGATGACTTTTTGGACCTCATGCGCCTGGCGGCCAAGAAGTACGGGATTGATTTGCCCGATCCGCAGCTGGTTTCGGTTCCCGTGAGCTCTCCGGAAGGGGAGCGGTACCTGGGGGCCATGCGCGCCGCGGCCAACTTCGCCTGGGCCAACCGGCAGGTGATCATGGCGTTGGTGGAAAGGGCCCTGGTGCGGGTTCTGGGTGGGGATCGCAGGTCCCTGGGTTTCCGGCTGGTTTACGACGTGGCCCACAACATCGCCAAGGTGGAGGAGCACGTGGTGGACGGCAAGAAAAAGAAGGTCATCGTCCACCGCAAAGGGGCCACCCGGGCTTTCCCCGCCCATCACCCGGAAACGCCCGCTCCTTACAAAGAAATTGGCCAGCCGGTGCTGATCCCCGGCGATATGGGGAGGGCCTCCTACGTGCTGGTGGGCACGGAGAAGGCCATGAGCGAATGCTGGGGCTCTTCCGCTCACGGTGCCGGCCGCATGCTGTCCCGCACCGCCGCCCGTCGAACTGCCGGGCACCGCAACCTGGTGAAGGAAATGGGAGAGCAGGGGGTCATCGTGGCGGCCCGCTCGCCCAAAACGCTGGCCGAAGAGATGCCCGAGGCGTACAAGGACGTGAGCCTGGTGGTGGAAGCGGTGGAGGAAGCCGGCATTGCCAAAGCTGTGGCCAAGTTGCGGCCCATTGGCGTGGTGAAGGGGTAG
- a CDS encoding DNA recombination protein RmuC — protein MSSLSWLLLAVAAVVAVLLVLLLLQSRSTRRLEEQLARVTTEVALAQQNALTAALSQVGQTVERFHQALADFGQKVQSSQQQELEAARQTLSRQLAELIAAVNNQLTQAQAQLGERFEGATRIFGELRGQLGQVAEMATRMENLGKEIQELQDILKAPKLRGQLGEMQLEAFLAQVLPEKFWQSQYRFRDGQVVDAVIRLRDHLVPVDAKFPLEAFQRLLRAEDDQARRQARRDFVRTVKARVDEIAGKYIRPAEGTFDFALMFVPSENVYYEILLRGEGEGEEPVLAYATARKVIPVSPNSFYAYLMTIVLGLKGMQVEARAAQILAELSRLQVDFEKLAETLRLLGRHLGNAVNQYQEADKLAGRFADRLQQTAAGELPEPDQVPLPARKG, from the coding sequence GTGAGCTCGCTTTCGTGGTTGCTGTTGGCGGTGGCGGCGGTGGTTGCTGTCTTGCTGGTGCTGTTGTTGCTGCAAAGCCGGTCCACGCGCCGGCTGGAGGAGCAGCTCGCCCGGGTAACCACCGAGGTGGCTCTGGCCCAGCAAAACGCTTTGACGGCCGCGCTTTCTCAGGTGGGACAAACCGTGGAGCGCTTCCACCAAGCTCTGGCGGATTTTGGGCAAAAAGTGCAATCCAGCCAGCAACAGGAGCTGGAGGCGGCCAGGCAGACGCTTTCCCGGCAGCTCGCTGAGCTCATTGCCGCGGTGAACAACCAGCTGACGCAAGCCCAAGCGCAGTTGGGGGAAAGGTTTGAGGGTGCCACCCGCATCTTTGGTGAGCTGCGGGGGCAGCTGGGGCAGGTGGCGGAAATGGCTACCCGCATGGAAAACCTGGGCAAGGAAATCCAGGAGCTGCAGGACATCCTTAAAGCCCCCAAGCTCCGGGGGCAGTTGGGAGAAATGCAGCTGGAGGCTTTTCTGGCTCAGGTTCTGCCGGAAAAGTTCTGGCAGAGCCAGTACCGCTTTCGGGACGGACAGGTGGTGGATGCGGTGATCCGCTTGCGCGACCACTTGGTGCCGGTGGATGCCAAGTTCCCGCTGGAGGCGTTCCAAAGGCTTTTGCGGGCGGAAGATGACCAGGCCCGGCGGCAGGCGCGGCGGGACTTTGTGCGCACGGTCAAGGCCAGGGTGGACGAAATTGCCGGCAAATACATCCGACCGGCGGAAGGCACCTTTGACTTTGCGTTGATGTTCGTGCCTTCGGAAAACGTGTACTACGAGATCCTGTTGCGGGGCGAGGGGGAAGGGGAGGAGCCGGTGCTGGCGTACGCTACCGCGCGCAAGGTCATCCCGGTTTCCCCCAACTCCTTTTACGCCTACCTCATGACCATTGTGCTGGGGCTTAAAGGCATGCAGGTGGAAGCGCGGGCGGCGCAAATTCTGGCGGAGCTTTCCCGCCTGCAGGTTGACTTCGAGAAGCTGGCCGAAACCTTGCGGCTTTTGGGTCGCCATTTGGGCAACGCCGTAAACCAGTACCAGGAGGCGGATAAGCTGGCGGGCCGCTTTGCCGATCGCCTGCAGCAAACTGCCGCTGGTGAGCTGCCCGAACCCGACCAGGTCCCTCTGCCGGCAAGGAAGGGCTAG
- a CDS encoding MFS transporter, with product MKTSWRSAFRALRHPPFRRYWVGWAISVLGSWMQTLAQGWLVFRLTNSAQALGILSALRFGPSLFGLPFAGVLTDYFPRRKLLIFTQSAGIFQAGLLAFLTLTGQVRVWHVFILALVQGLIDTVDMPSRQSFQVELVPVADLQSAVSLNSTVFNAGRLAGPALAGLMVAEAGEGWCFALNAASFVPFLLAVLSVQEKASVPAQRLQVIPQLLEGLQFAWQHRKVRKLLMAVLVTAVFGLSYSTLLPALASSVLGTDARGYGLLLAASGLGAMVGSLGVAATGRRRGTVFRSQLLLGLSLAALALSKGLFLACLALVVAGLSVAAQLATTNGYIQTTSPDHLRARLISLYIWVFSGGAPLGGLLAGFLAERLGVPVAIGLGAGLCVAAALLQLLPARDVQSSR from the coding sequence GTGAAGACGTCCTGGCGTTCCGCTTTTCGGGCGTTGCGCCATCCACCTTTCCGGCGCTACTGGGTGGGTTGGGCCATTTCGGTGCTGGGGAGCTGGATGCAAACCTTAGCCCAGGGGTGGCTGGTGTTTCGCTTAACCAACTCGGCGCAAGCTTTGGGGATCCTTTCCGCCCTGCGCTTTGGCCCTTCGCTCTTCGGTTTGCCCTTTGCCGGCGTGCTTACCGACTACTTCCCCCGCCGCAAGCTTCTGATCTTCACGCAAAGCGCCGGCATCTTCCAGGCGGGGCTTTTGGCGTTTCTGACACTTACCGGCCAGGTGCGGGTTTGGCACGTTTTCATTTTGGCCCTGGTGCAGGGGCTCATTGACACCGTGGACATGCCTTCCCGCCAGAGCTTTCAAGTGGAGCTGGTGCCGGTTGCCGATTTGCAAAGCGCGGTTTCTTTGAACTCCACGGTGTTTAACGCGGGGAGGCTGGCGGGACCGGCGTTGGCCGGGCTGATGGTGGCGGAAGCCGGGGAGGGCTGGTGCTTTGCCCTGAACGCGGCGAGCTTTGTGCCGTTCTTGCTGGCGGTCCTTTCGGTGCAGGAAAAGGCGTCGGTACCGGCGCAGCGCCTGCAGGTGATCCCCCAGCTTCTGGAGGGTTTGCAGTTTGCGTGGCAGCACCGAAAGGTACGGAAGCTACTGATGGCGGTGCTGGTCACCGCGGTTTTTGGGCTTTCCTACAGTACCCTGCTTCCCGCCCTGGCCAGCTCGGTGCTGGGTACCGACGCCCGCGGTTACGGTTTGCTTTTGGCTGCCTCCGGTTTGGGGGCCATGGTGGGTTCCCTGGGGGTGGCGGCTACAGGCCGGAGGCGGGGTACGGTGTTTCGCTCGCAGCTGCTTTTAGGGCTTTCCCTGGCGGCTTTGGCTTTGAGCAAGGGGCTTTTCCTGGCGTGCCTGGCCCTGGTGGTGGCGGGTCTATCCGTGGCCGCGCAACTGGCCACCACCAATGGCTACATTCAAACCACCTCCCCGGACCACTTACGGGCCCGGCTCATCTCGCTTTACATTTGGGTTTTTTCCGGGGGAGCGCCGCTGGGCGGACTTTTGGCCGGTTTTTTGGCCGAGCGCCTGGGGGTTCCGGTGGCCATTGGTTTGGGGGCCGGCCTTTGCGTGGCCGCGGCGTTGCTGCAACTGCTTCCGGCGCGTGATGTACAATCCTCGCGCTGA